A region from the Populus trichocarpa isolate Nisqually-1 chromosome 18, P.trichocarpa_v4.1, whole genome shotgun sequence genome encodes:
- the LOC7490489 gene encoding protein TRANSPARENT TESTA 9 isoform X7 has protein sequence MWSSFWRSRDRFSLDELRYLIDQLQKVQIVNDVNKDFVIEALRSISELITYGDQHDSNYFEFFMERQVMGEFVRILKVSRTVSVSRQLLQTMSIMIQNLKSEHAIYYLFSNEHINFLITYAFDFKNEELLSYYISFLRAISVKLDKNTISLFVKTQNEEVVSFPLYVEAIRFAFHEENMIRTAVRALALNVYHVGDESVNRFVVKAPRADYFSNLLTYFRKQCIDLNGLVSETLKNPDSDTTTAILAAVDEIEDDLYYISDVISAGIPDVGRLITDKIMQLLILPLLLPSLQLDAANDIQIGAITSLYLLCCILRIVKIKDLANTIAAALFCSPEAFIADSETKLNGYVPDHVHEIQQPENENVIEVNGCSKQIMQSLSSSSQVRTEDIISKGVSHSTLRDALLSYITVGDDLQVLGSLSMLATLLQTKVELDEIMLDALGILPQRKQHKKLLLQALVGEDSREDQLFSLGSSSIRDEFNCELDGYLQTLKDQYGVACSSLEVGTTPSAHRFQVLHTLVSLFCRSNISPETLWDGGWLFRQLLPYSEAEFNSQHLKLLKTSHTQDSYKNCTCALLEETRGTWPDLLVSILRDEWKKCKRAMEASSPPKEPKCILFPLEKSSADDVLPSESSIIAGEKMCKVVKVFVLLHQLHIFSLGRALPDQPPTCLPSDIPENSRARTAGLDASGPKLGAELRLEICCESQVIKIFLG, from the exons ATGTGGTCTTCCTTTTGGAGATCCAGAGATCGTTTCTCCTTAGATGAACTCAG ATATTTAATTGATCAGCTGCAAAAAGTTCAAATTGTAAATGATGTTAAtaag GACTTTGTAATAGAGGCGTTGAGATCGATATCGGAATTAATAACGTACGGAGACCAGCATGATTCAAACTATTTTGA GTTTTTTATGGAAAGGCAAGTAATGGGAGAGTTTGTGAGGATACTAAAGGTTAGTAGAACTGTTTCAGTTTCACGTCAGTTGCTGCAAACGATGAGCATCATGATTCAGAATTTAAAATCCGAGCACGCAATAT atTATTTGTTCAGTAATGagcatattaattttttgataacttatgcatttgattttaagaatgaGGAGTTGTTGTCTTACTACATTTCTTTCTTGAg GGCAATTAGTGTGAAGCTTGACAAGAACACAATTTCTTTGTTCGTGAAGACGCAAAAT GAAGAAGTTGTTTCATTTCCACTGTATGTTGAGGCTATACGGTTTGCTTTCCATGAAGAGAATATGATCCGTACTGCAGTCCGTGCTCTGGCACTCAATGTCTATCATG TTGGAGATGAATCTGTGAATAGATTTGTTGTGAAGGCCCCTCGTgctgattatttttcaaacttgctTACTTATTTCCGGAAGCAGTGCATCGATCTAAATGGATTGGTCTCTGAAACTCTAAA AAATCCAGACTCAGATACAACCACTGCGATTCTTGCTGCTGTGGATGAAATAGAGGATGATCTCTACTATATTAGTGATGTTATTTCTGCAGGGATTCCTGATGTTGGGAGATTAATAACAGACAAAATTATGCAACTTTTGATTCTTCCTTTGCTTCTTCCATCTTTGCAGTTGGATGCTGCTAAT GATATTCAGATTGGCGCTATCACTTCTCTATATTTGCTCTGTTGCATCTTACGCATAGTTAAAATCAAAGATTTGGCAAATACCATTGCTGCTGCTCTTTTCTGTTCACCGGAGGCTTTCATTGCAGATTCTGAAACTAAACTCAATGGTTATGTGCCTGATCATGTGCATGAAATCCAGCAGCCAGAAAATGAGAATGTGATTGAGGTAAATGGATGTTCAAAACAGATCATGCAGAGCTTGTCTAGTTCTTCCCAAGTTCGTACTGAAGATATTATCTCAAAAGGtgtttctcattcaactttgaG GGATGCTTTGCTTTCATATATTACAGTTGGAGATGATCTTCAAGTTCTGGGTTCTTTGAGCATGCTGGCTACGTTGTTGCAAACAAAAg TAGAATTAGATGAAATAATGCTAGATGCTCTTGGAATTCTCCCCCAGCGCAAGCAACACAAGAAACTCTTACTG CAAGCATTGGTTGGCGAGGACTCACGGGAAGATCAACTTTTTTCGCTAGGAAGCAGCTCTATAAGAGATGAATTTAATTGTGAGCTTGATGGCTATCTACAAACTCTAAAG GATCAGTATGGAGTAGCATGCTCTTCTCTGGAGGTGGGAACAACCCCCTCTGCACATAGATTTCAG GTACTCCACACATTGGTTAGTCTTTTTTGCCGTTCAAATATATCTCCGGAGACATTGTGGGATGGTGGTTGGCTTTTTCGTCAGCTACTTCCTTATAGTGAGGCAGAATTCAATAGCCAGCATCTTAAATTACTGAAA ACTTCTCATACACAGGATTCTTATAAGAATTGCACATGTGCTCTTCTTGAGGAGACCAGAGGTACATGGCCTGATCTACTTGTGTCCATCTTACGTGATGAATGGAAAAAGTGCAAAAGAG CAATGGAAGCTTCGTCTCCTCCGAAAGAGCCAAAGTGCATACTCTTTCCATTAGAGAAGTCCTCTGCTGATG ATGTTCTTCCCAGTGAATCATCAATTATTGCTGGTGAAAAAATGTGCAAGGTGGTGAAG GTGTTTGTACTTCTTCATCAACTTCACATTTTCTCCCTAGGTAGAGCTTTACCTGACCAGCCTCCTACTTGTCTTCCAAGTGATATCCCTGAAAATTCCCGTGCAAGAACTGCTGGCCTGGACGCTTCAGGTCCAAAACTAGGCGCCGAGTTGAGACTAG aaatttGTTGCGAGAGTCAGgtgattaaaatatttcttgGTTAA
- the LOC7490489 gene encoding protein TRANSPARENT TESTA 9 isoform X1, which translates to MWSSFWRSRDRFSLDELRYLIDQLQKVQIVNDVNKDFVIEALRSISELITYGDQHDSNYFEFFMERQVMGEFVRILKVSRTVSVSRQLLQTMSIMIQNLKSEHAIYYLFSNEHINFLITYAFDFKNEELLSYYISFLRAISVKLDKNTISLFVKTQNEEVVSFPLYVEAIRFAFHEENMIRTAVRALALNVYHVGDESVNRFVVKAPRADYFSNLLTYFRKQCIDLNGLVSETLKNPDSDTTTAILAAVDEIEDDLYYISDVISAGIPDVGRLITDKIMQLLILPLLLPSLQLDAANDIQIGAITSLYLLCCILRIVKIKDLANTIAAALFCSPEAFIADSETKLNGYVPDHVHEIQQPENENVIEVNGCSKQIMQSLSSSSQVRTEDIISKGVSHSTLRDALLSYITVGDDLQVLGSLSMLATLLQTKVELDEIMLDALGILPQRKQHKKLLLQALVGEDSREDQLFSLGSSSIRDEFNCELDGYLQTLKDQYGVACSSLEVGTTPSAHRFQVLHTLVSLFCRSNISPETLWDGGWLFRQLLPYSEAEFNSQHLKLLKTSHTQDSYKNCTCALLEETRGTWPDLLVSILRDEWKKCKRAMEASSPPKEPKCILFPLEKSSADDVLPSESSIIAGEKMCKVVKVFVLLHQLHIFSLGRALPDQPPTCLPSDIPENSRARTAGLDASGPKLGAELRLVDAVPCRIAFERGKERHFCFLAISVGTSGWILLAEELPLKKHYGIIRIVAPLAGSNPAIDEKHSRWLHLRIRPSTLPVLDPAKSITHGKAKTKALVDGRWTLAFRDDESCKTALSMIIEEFDLQSSEVKRRLNSLLNIEGGIDVPDSSLHPSEASSSTQTPSNSS; encoded by the exons ATGTGGTCTTCCTTTTGGAGATCCAGAGATCGTTTCTCCTTAGATGAACTCAG ATATTTAATTGATCAGCTGCAAAAAGTTCAAATTGTAAATGATGTTAAtaag GACTTTGTAATAGAGGCGTTGAGATCGATATCGGAATTAATAACGTACGGAGACCAGCATGATTCAAACTATTTTGA GTTTTTTATGGAAAGGCAAGTAATGGGAGAGTTTGTGAGGATACTAAAGGTTAGTAGAACTGTTTCAGTTTCACGTCAGTTGCTGCAAACGATGAGCATCATGATTCAGAATTTAAAATCCGAGCACGCAATAT atTATTTGTTCAGTAATGagcatattaattttttgataacttatgcatttgattttaagaatgaGGAGTTGTTGTCTTACTACATTTCTTTCTTGAg GGCAATTAGTGTGAAGCTTGACAAGAACACAATTTCTTTGTTCGTGAAGACGCAAAAT GAAGAAGTTGTTTCATTTCCACTGTATGTTGAGGCTATACGGTTTGCTTTCCATGAAGAGAATATGATCCGTACTGCAGTCCGTGCTCTGGCACTCAATGTCTATCATG TTGGAGATGAATCTGTGAATAGATTTGTTGTGAAGGCCCCTCGTgctgattatttttcaaacttgctTACTTATTTCCGGAAGCAGTGCATCGATCTAAATGGATTGGTCTCTGAAACTCTAAA AAATCCAGACTCAGATACAACCACTGCGATTCTTGCTGCTGTGGATGAAATAGAGGATGATCTCTACTATATTAGTGATGTTATTTCTGCAGGGATTCCTGATGTTGGGAGATTAATAACAGACAAAATTATGCAACTTTTGATTCTTCCTTTGCTTCTTCCATCTTTGCAGTTGGATGCTGCTAAT GATATTCAGATTGGCGCTATCACTTCTCTATATTTGCTCTGTTGCATCTTACGCATAGTTAAAATCAAAGATTTGGCAAATACCATTGCTGCTGCTCTTTTCTGTTCACCGGAGGCTTTCATTGCAGATTCTGAAACTAAACTCAATGGTTATGTGCCTGATCATGTGCATGAAATCCAGCAGCCAGAAAATGAGAATGTGATTGAGGTAAATGGATGTTCAAAACAGATCATGCAGAGCTTGTCTAGTTCTTCCCAAGTTCGTACTGAAGATATTATCTCAAAAGGtgtttctcattcaactttgaG GGATGCTTTGCTTTCATATATTACAGTTGGAGATGATCTTCAAGTTCTGGGTTCTTTGAGCATGCTGGCTACGTTGTTGCAAACAAAAg TAGAATTAGATGAAATAATGCTAGATGCTCTTGGAATTCTCCCCCAGCGCAAGCAACACAAGAAACTCTTACTG CAAGCATTGGTTGGCGAGGACTCACGGGAAGATCAACTTTTTTCGCTAGGAAGCAGCTCTATAAGAGATGAATTTAATTGTGAGCTTGATGGCTATCTACAAACTCTAAAG GATCAGTATGGAGTAGCATGCTCTTCTCTGGAGGTGGGAACAACCCCCTCTGCACATAGATTTCAG GTACTCCACACATTGGTTAGTCTTTTTTGCCGTTCAAATATATCTCCGGAGACATTGTGGGATGGTGGTTGGCTTTTTCGTCAGCTACTTCCTTATAGTGAGGCAGAATTCAATAGCCAGCATCTTAAATTACTGAAA ACTTCTCATACACAGGATTCTTATAAGAATTGCACATGTGCTCTTCTTGAGGAGACCAGAGGTACATGGCCTGATCTACTTGTGTCCATCTTACGTGATGAATGGAAAAAGTGCAAAAGAG CAATGGAAGCTTCGTCTCCTCCGAAAGAGCCAAAGTGCATACTCTTTCCATTAGAGAAGTCCTCTGCTGATG ATGTTCTTCCCAGTGAATCATCAATTATTGCTGGTGAAAAAATGTGCAAGGTGGTGAAG GTGTTTGTACTTCTTCATCAACTTCACATTTTCTCCCTAGGTAGAGCTTTACCTGACCAGCCTCCTACTTGTCTTCCAAGTGATATCCCTGAAAATTCCCGTGCAAGAACTGCTGGCCTGGACGCTTCAGGTCCAAAACTAGGCGCCGAGTTGAGACTAG TTGATGCCGTGCCTTGTAGGATTGCATTTGAGAGGGGTAAAGAACGCCATTTTTGCTTTTTAGCAATCTCTGTGGGCACATCTGGGTGGATCCTACTTGCAGAAGAATTACCCTTGAAGAAGCATTATGGAATCATCCGTATTGTCGCTCCTCTGGCAGGTTCCAAT CCTGCAATTGATGAGAAGCATTCAAGATGGTTACACTTGCGGATCCGTCCATCTACTTTGCCTGTTTTGGATCCTGCTAAATCCATTACTCATGGGAAGGCTAAGACAAAAGCCCTGGTTGATGGGAGATGGACCTTAGCATTCAGGGATGACGAATCTTGCAAGACTGCGTTGTCGATGATTATTGAGGAGTTTGATCTGCAAAGCAGTGAAGTCAAGAGAAGACTAAATTCATTGCTCAACATTGAAGGAGGTATAGATGTTCCAGACAGTTCTCTACATCCTTCTGAGGCTTCCTCATCAACTCAAACACCTTCCAATTCATCGTAA
- the LOC7490489 gene encoding protein TRANSPARENT TESTA 9 isoform X3 — MWSSFWRSRDRFSLDELRYLIDQLQKVQIVNDVNKDFVIEALRSISELITYGDQHDSNYFEFFMERQVMGEFVRILKVSRTVSVSRQLLQTMSIMIQNLKSEHAIYYLFSNEHINFLITYAFDFKNEELLSYYISFLRAISVKLDKNTISLFVKTQNEEVVSFPLYVEAIRFAFHEENMIRTAVRALALNVYHVGDESVNRFVVKAPRADYFSNLLTYFRKQCIDLNGLVSETLKNPDSDTTTAILAAVDEIEDDLYYISDVISAGIPDVGRLITDKIMQLLILPLLLPSLQLDAANDIQIGAITSLYLLCCILRIVKIKDLANTIAAALFCSPEAFIADSETKLNGYVPDHVHEIQQPENENVIEVNGCSKQIMQSLSSSSQVRTEDIISKGVSHSTLRDALLSYITVGDDLQVLGSLSMLATLLQTKDEIMLDALGILPQRKQHKKLLLQALVGEDSREDQLFSLGSSSIRDEFNCELDGYLQTLKDQYGVACSSLEVGTTPSAHRFQVLHTLVSLFCRSNISPETLWDGGWLFRQLLPYSEAEFNSQHLKLLKTSHTQDSYKNCTCALLEETRGTWPDLLVSILRDEWKKCKRAMEASSPPKEPKCILFPLEKSSADDVLPSESSIIAGEKMCKVVKVFVLLHQLHIFSLGRALPDQPPTCLPSDIPENSRARTAGLDASGPKLGAELRLVDAVPCRIAFERGKERHFCFLAISVGTSGWILLAEELPLKKHYGIIRIVAPLAGSNPAIDEKHSRWLHLRIRPSTLPVLDPAKSITHGKAKTKALVDGRWTLAFRDDESCKTALSMIIEEFDLQSSEVKRRLNSLLNIEGGIDVPDSSLHPSEASSSTQTPSNSS, encoded by the exons ATGTGGTCTTCCTTTTGGAGATCCAGAGATCGTTTCTCCTTAGATGAACTCAG ATATTTAATTGATCAGCTGCAAAAAGTTCAAATTGTAAATGATGTTAAtaag GACTTTGTAATAGAGGCGTTGAGATCGATATCGGAATTAATAACGTACGGAGACCAGCATGATTCAAACTATTTTGA GTTTTTTATGGAAAGGCAAGTAATGGGAGAGTTTGTGAGGATACTAAAGGTTAGTAGAACTGTTTCAGTTTCACGTCAGTTGCTGCAAACGATGAGCATCATGATTCAGAATTTAAAATCCGAGCACGCAATAT atTATTTGTTCAGTAATGagcatattaattttttgataacttatgcatttgattttaagaatgaGGAGTTGTTGTCTTACTACATTTCTTTCTTGAg GGCAATTAGTGTGAAGCTTGACAAGAACACAATTTCTTTGTTCGTGAAGACGCAAAAT GAAGAAGTTGTTTCATTTCCACTGTATGTTGAGGCTATACGGTTTGCTTTCCATGAAGAGAATATGATCCGTACTGCAGTCCGTGCTCTGGCACTCAATGTCTATCATG TTGGAGATGAATCTGTGAATAGATTTGTTGTGAAGGCCCCTCGTgctgattatttttcaaacttgctTACTTATTTCCGGAAGCAGTGCATCGATCTAAATGGATTGGTCTCTGAAACTCTAAA AAATCCAGACTCAGATACAACCACTGCGATTCTTGCTGCTGTGGATGAAATAGAGGATGATCTCTACTATATTAGTGATGTTATTTCTGCAGGGATTCCTGATGTTGGGAGATTAATAACAGACAAAATTATGCAACTTTTGATTCTTCCTTTGCTTCTTCCATCTTTGCAGTTGGATGCTGCTAAT GATATTCAGATTGGCGCTATCACTTCTCTATATTTGCTCTGTTGCATCTTACGCATAGTTAAAATCAAAGATTTGGCAAATACCATTGCTGCTGCTCTTTTCTGTTCACCGGAGGCTTTCATTGCAGATTCTGAAACTAAACTCAATGGTTATGTGCCTGATCATGTGCATGAAATCCAGCAGCCAGAAAATGAGAATGTGATTGAGGTAAATGGATGTTCAAAACAGATCATGCAGAGCTTGTCTAGTTCTTCCCAAGTTCGTACTGAAGATATTATCTCAAAAGGtgtttctcattcaactttgaG GGATGCTTTGCTTTCATATATTACAGTTGGAGATGATCTTCAAGTTCTGGGTTCTTTGAGCATGCTGGCTACGTTGTTGCAAACAAAAg ATGAAATAATGCTAGATGCTCTTGGAATTCTCCCCCAGCGCAAGCAACACAAGAAACTCTTACTG CAAGCATTGGTTGGCGAGGACTCACGGGAAGATCAACTTTTTTCGCTAGGAAGCAGCTCTATAAGAGATGAATTTAATTGTGAGCTTGATGGCTATCTACAAACTCTAAAG GATCAGTATGGAGTAGCATGCTCTTCTCTGGAGGTGGGAACAACCCCCTCTGCACATAGATTTCAG GTACTCCACACATTGGTTAGTCTTTTTTGCCGTTCAAATATATCTCCGGAGACATTGTGGGATGGTGGTTGGCTTTTTCGTCAGCTACTTCCTTATAGTGAGGCAGAATTCAATAGCCAGCATCTTAAATTACTGAAA ACTTCTCATACACAGGATTCTTATAAGAATTGCACATGTGCTCTTCTTGAGGAGACCAGAGGTACATGGCCTGATCTACTTGTGTCCATCTTACGTGATGAATGGAAAAAGTGCAAAAGAG CAATGGAAGCTTCGTCTCCTCCGAAAGAGCCAAAGTGCATACTCTTTCCATTAGAGAAGTCCTCTGCTGATG ATGTTCTTCCCAGTGAATCATCAATTATTGCTGGTGAAAAAATGTGCAAGGTGGTGAAG GTGTTTGTACTTCTTCATCAACTTCACATTTTCTCCCTAGGTAGAGCTTTACCTGACCAGCCTCCTACTTGTCTTCCAAGTGATATCCCTGAAAATTCCCGTGCAAGAACTGCTGGCCTGGACGCTTCAGGTCCAAAACTAGGCGCCGAGTTGAGACTAG TTGATGCCGTGCCTTGTAGGATTGCATTTGAGAGGGGTAAAGAACGCCATTTTTGCTTTTTAGCAATCTCTGTGGGCACATCTGGGTGGATCCTACTTGCAGAAGAATTACCCTTGAAGAAGCATTATGGAATCATCCGTATTGTCGCTCCTCTGGCAGGTTCCAAT CCTGCAATTGATGAGAAGCATTCAAGATGGTTACACTTGCGGATCCGTCCATCTACTTTGCCTGTTTTGGATCCTGCTAAATCCATTACTCATGGGAAGGCTAAGACAAAAGCCCTGGTTGATGGGAGATGGACCTTAGCATTCAGGGATGACGAATCTTGCAAGACTGCGTTGTCGATGATTATTGAGGAGTTTGATCTGCAAAGCAGTGAAGTCAAGAGAAGACTAAATTCATTGCTCAACATTGAAGGAGGTATAGATGTTCCAGACAGTTCTCTACATCCTTCTGAGGCTTCCTCATCAACTCAAACACCTTCCAATTCATCGTAA
- the LOC7490489 gene encoding protein TRANSPARENT TESTA 9 isoform X5 — MWSSFWRSRDRFSLDELRYLIDQLQKVQIVNDVNKDFVIEALRSISELITYGDQHDSNYFEFFMERQVMGEFVRILKVSRTVSVSRQLLQTMSIMIQNLKSEHAIYYLFSNEHINFLITYAFDFKNEELLSYYISFLRAISVKLDKNTISLFVKTQNEEVVSFPLYVEAIRFAFHEENMIRTAVRALALNVYHVGDESVNRFVVKAPRADYFSNLLTYFRKQCIDLNGLVSETLKNPDSDTTTAILAAVDEIEDDLYYISDVISAGIPDVGRLITDKIMQLLILPLLLPSLQLDAANDIQIGAITSLYLLCCILRIVKIKDLANTIAAALFCSPEAFIADSETKLNGYVPDHVHEIQQPENENVIEVNGCSKQIMQSLSSSSQVRTEDIISKGVSHSTLRDALLSYITVGDDLQVLGSLSMLATLLQTKELDEIMLDALGILPQRKQHKKLLLQALVGEDSREDQLFSLGSSSIRDEFNCELDGYLQTLKDQYGVACSSLEVGTTPSAHRFQVLHTLVSLFCRSNISPETLWDGGWLFRQLLPYSEAEFNSQHLKLLKDSYKNCTCALLEETRGTWPDLLVSILRDEWKKCKRAMEASSPPKEPKCILFPLEKSSADDVLPSESSIIAGEKMCKVVKVFVLLHQLHIFSLGRALPDQPPTCLPSDIPENSRARTAGLDASGPKLGAELRLVDAVPCRIAFERGKERHFCFLAISVGTSGWILLAEELPLKKHYGIIRIVAPLAGSNPAIDEKHSRWLHLRIRPSTLPVLDPAKSITHGKAKTKALVDGRWTLAFRDDESCKTALSMIIEEFDLQSSEVKRRLNSLLNIEGGIDVPDSSLHPSEASSSTQTPSNSS; from the exons ATGTGGTCTTCCTTTTGGAGATCCAGAGATCGTTTCTCCTTAGATGAACTCAG ATATTTAATTGATCAGCTGCAAAAAGTTCAAATTGTAAATGATGTTAAtaag GACTTTGTAATAGAGGCGTTGAGATCGATATCGGAATTAATAACGTACGGAGACCAGCATGATTCAAACTATTTTGA GTTTTTTATGGAAAGGCAAGTAATGGGAGAGTTTGTGAGGATACTAAAGGTTAGTAGAACTGTTTCAGTTTCACGTCAGTTGCTGCAAACGATGAGCATCATGATTCAGAATTTAAAATCCGAGCACGCAATAT atTATTTGTTCAGTAATGagcatattaattttttgataacttatgcatttgattttaagaatgaGGAGTTGTTGTCTTACTACATTTCTTTCTTGAg GGCAATTAGTGTGAAGCTTGACAAGAACACAATTTCTTTGTTCGTGAAGACGCAAAAT GAAGAAGTTGTTTCATTTCCACTGTATGTTGAGGCTATACGGTTTGCTTTCCATGAAGAGAATATGATCCGTACTGCAGTCCGTGCTCTGGCACTCAATGTCTATCATG TTGGAGATGAATCTGTGAATAGATTTGTTGTGAAGGCCCCTCGTgctgattatttttcaaacttgctTACTTATTTCCGGAAGCAGTGCATCGATCTAAATGGATTGGTCTCTGAAACTCTAAA AAATCCAGACTCAGATACAACCACTGCGATTCTTGCTGCTGTGGATGAAATAGAGGATGATCTCTACTATATTAGTGATGTTATTTCTGCAGGGATTCCTGATGTTGGGAGATTAATAACAGACAAAATTATGCAACTTTTGATTCTTCCTTTGCTTCTTCCATCTTTGCAGTTGGATGCTGCTAAT GATATTCAGATTGGCGCTATCACTTCTCTATATTTGCTCTGTTGCATCTTACGCATAGTTAAAATCAAAGATTTGGCAAATACCATTGCTGCTGCTCTTTTCTGTTCACCGGAGGCTTTCATTGCAGATTCTGAAACTAAACTCAATGGTTATGTGCCTGATCATGTGCATGAAATCCAGCAGCCAGAAAATGAGAATGTGATTGAGGTAAATGGATGTTCAAAACAGATCATGCAGAGCTTGTCTAGTTCTTCCCAAGTTCGTACTGAAGATATTATCTCAAAAGGtgtttctcattcaactttgaG GGATGCTTTGCTTTCATATATTACAGTTGGAGATGATCTTCAAGTTCTGGGTTCTTTGAGCATGCTGGCTACGTTGTTGCAAACAAAAg AATTAGATGAAATAATGCTAGATGCTCTTGGAATTCTCCCCCAGCGCAAGCAACACAAGAAACTCTTACTG CAAGCATTGGTTGGCGAGGACTCACGGGAAGATCAACTTTTTTCGCTAGGAAGCAGCTCTATAAGAGATGAATTTAATTGTGAGCTTGATGGCTATCTACAAACTCTAAAG GATCAGTATGGAGTAGCATGCTCTTCTCTGGAGGTGGGAACAACCCCCTCTGCACATAGATTTCAG GTACTCCACACATTGGTTAGTCTTTTTTGCCGTTCAAATATATCTCCGGAGACATTGTGGGATGGTGGTTGGCTTTTTCGTCAGCTACTTCCTTATAGTGAGGCAGAATTCAATAGCCAGCATCTTAAATTACTGAAA GATTCTTATAAGAATTGCACATGTGCTCTTCTTGAGGAGACCAGAGGTACATGGCCTGATCTACTTGTGTCCATCTTACGTGATGAATGGAAAAAGTGCAAAAGAG CAATGGAAGCTTCGTCTCCTCCGAAAGAGCCAAAGTGCATACTCTTTCCATTAGAGAAGTCCTCTGCTGATG ATGTTCTTCCCAGTGAATCATCAATTATTGCTGGTGAAAAAATGTGCAAGGTGGTGAAG GTGTTTGTACTTCTTCATCAACTTCACATTTTCTCCCTAGGTAGAGCTTTACCTGACCAGCCTCCTACTTGTCTTCCAAGTGATATCCCTGAAAATTCCCGTGCAAGAACTGCTGGCCTGGACGCTTCAGGTCCAAAACTAGGCGCCGAGTTGAGACTAG TTGATGCCGTGCCTTGTAGGATTGCATTTGAGAGGGGTAAAGAACGCCATTTTTGCTTTTTAGCAATCTCTGTGGGCACATCTGGGTGGATCCTACTTGCAGAAGAATTACCCTTGAAGAAGCATTATGGAATCATCCGTATTGTCGCTCCTCTGGCAGGTTCCAAT CCTGCAATTGATGAGAAGCATTCAAGATGGTTACACTTGCGGATCCGTCCATCTACTTTGCCTGTTTTGGATCCTGCTAAATCCATTACTCATGGGAAGGCTAAGACAAAAGCCCTGGTTGATGGGAGATGGACCTTAGCATTCAGGGATGACGAATCTTGCAAGACTGCGTTGTCGATGATTATTGAGGAGTTTGATCTGCAAAGCAGTGAAGTCAAGAGAAGACTAAATTCATTGCTCAACATTGAAGGAGGTATAGATGTTCCAGACAGTTCTCTACATCCTTCTGAGGCTTCCTCATCAACTCAAACACCTTCCAATTCATCGTAA